From a single Polyangiaceae bacterium genomic region:
- a CDS encoding DUF1592 domain-containing protein — MTRPGWHLASALAMAAVAGCAGEISQPGGGSVDGPPSSTQACNANTPGPSPLRRITRQQYENTIQELFQGAVTPSAKFPQAHVVDTFSNDLTRNIVDQVGAEAIADAAEDVSTALATVMPAWLGCDPAAKSEAACLDVFLSEQAPRIQRRPLDAAEAQTLKKLFDTVRPLSIDFSSALAELVRAELMSPQFLYLDERADPALQDGARVRFDDYQIASKLSYLLWDSMPDATLFQHAAAGQLRTKAQVRAEAERMLEDPRAHATVGRFYREWLQLPRLDDAVKDATEFPQFGPALVASMKEEVTRFADQITWGPSATLDALLLEHHRPVDASLAAMYGVQAPSDWSTVELPADQRAGLLTTAAFLSAHAHPGRTSPTKRGRFVREGLLCQPMKPPPANVDTTLPAKDPTKTLKEQLALHRSDPTCASCHDAMDPIGFGFEHYDALGTWRTADGQQPVDATGEILKSKSADGTFDGALELSAHLAQSPQVKSCFAAQWYRFAAGRPLESGDDCQVRILGDEFVGSGTDLRALIVELTQTQSFLYRPPADMEAAP; from the coding sequence GTGACTCGTCCTGGCTGGCACTTGGCCAGCGCCCTCGCGATGGCGGCCGTCGCAGGGTGCGCTGGTGAAATCTCCCAACCTGGAGGCGGTTCTGTCGACGGACCGCCCTCCTCGACCCAAGCGTGCAACGCAAACACGCCAGGGCCAAGCCCGCTCCGGCGCATCACGCGCCAGCAGTACGAGAACACGATCCAGGAGCTGTTCCAGGGTGCGGTTACGCCCAGCGCGAAGTTCCCACAGGCGCACGTCGTCGACACCTTCAGCAACGATCTGACACGCAACATCGTCGACCAAGTGGGCGCCGAAGCCATCGCCGACGCCGCTGAAGACGTCTCCACGGCTCTGGCGACCGTGATGCCCGCTTGGCTCGGCTGCGACCCGGCAGCCAAGAGCGAGGCGGCATGCCTGGACGTGTTCCTGTCCGAGCAGGCGCCGCGGATCCAGCGCCGCCCCCTCGACGCCGCCGAAGCCCAGACGCTGAAGAAGCTGTTCGACACCGTGCGTCCGCTGTCGATCGATTTCTCGTCGGCGCTCGCGGAGCTGGTGCGCGCCGAGCTCATGAGCCCGCAGTTCTTGTACCTCGACGAGCGCGCGGACCCCGCGCTGCAAGACGGCGCGCGCGTGCGCTTCGACGACTACCAGATCGCATCGAAGCTCTCGTACCTGCTGTGGGACTCGATGCCGGACGCGACCCTGTTCCAGCACGCCGCTGCAGGGCAGCTCCGCACCAAAGCGCAGGTCCGGGCCGAAGCCGAGCGCATGTTGGAGGACCCGCGCGCCCACGCCACGGTGGGTCGCTTCTACCGGGAATGGCTGCAGCTGCCGCGGCTGGACGACGCCGTGAAAGACGCCACGGAGTTTCCCCAGTTCGGCCCCGCGCTGGTGGCGTCCATGAAGGAAGAGGTCACGCGCTTCGCCGATCAGATCACCTGGGGCCCCTCGGCCACTCTCGATGCCCTGCTGCTCGAGCATCATCGCCCCGTAGACGCGTCTCTCGCCGCCATGTACGGCGTTCAGGCCCCGTCGGACTGGAGCACGGTGGAGCTGCCCGCGGATCAGCGCGCCGGCCTGCTCACCACCGCGGCCTTCCTCTCGGCCCACGCGCACCCCGGCAGGACCTCCCCAACCAAGCGCGGGCGCTTCGTGCGGGAAGGGCTCTTGTGCCAACCGATGAAACCGCCGCCCGCAAACGTGGACACCACACTGCCCGCGAAGGATCCGACCAAGACCTTGAAGGAACAGCTGGCTCTGCACCGTTCGGATCCCACTTGCGCCAGCTGTCACGATGCCATGGATCCGATTGGCTTCGGCTTCGAGCACTACGACGCCCTGGGCACCTGGCGAACCGCCGATGGTCAGCAGCCCGTGGACGCCACCGGCGAGATCCTGAAGAGCAAGAGCGCGGACGGAACCTTCGACGGTGCCCTCGAGCTCTCGGCGCACTTGGCCCAGAGCCCGCAAGTGAAGAGCTGCTTCGCAGCCCAGTGGTATCGGTTTGCCGCGGGCCGTCCACTCGAATCCGGCGACGACTGTCAGGTTCGAATCTTGGGCGACGAGTTCGTGGGCAGCGGCACGGACCTGCGGGCGCTGATCGTGGAGCTGACCCAGACCCAGTCGTTCCTCTATCGCCCGCCTGCAGACATGGAGGCTGCCCCGTGA
- a CDS encoding DUF1552 domain-containing protein has protein sequence MKIQRRKFLAGLGAASLSLPFLPYMQRIAGAAPSTSPIRLIVFFHEAGTLVDEWKPGAGFNLTGAVPASEALLGPLEPFKDKLVVLSGLATPTAELPTNLSGHGRSKVGLLTGEGVVGGAMEGWSNGPSVEQVYAERLGPVTPKRSVDVQIGETQVTTDTIISFSAADQPVTSREADPKALYDTLFSGLSSPTDPNAQNKLQRDLAVLGAAQENFQTFRERLGSSDRQRLDAHSGYLKDIEDRLKTNGSGGAGCQKPTLPGSVDLGNHDTTGKLFSDLVTMALACDLTRVATIAFNTTSNYQFPWTGVSIPYAGTTYGNWHDYIHDPVENQPLSDRQVKRAILRWHMEQLAYLLNALDSIPEGNGTLLDNTLVLSLSDHGDAAYHYTWDLPVILAGGAGGALKTGRHLDVPGTSNNDLLVSILNILGYDDKTFGRSEYCSGGVPGLL, from the coding sequence GTGAAGATCCAGCGACGCAAATTCCTGGCCGGGCTCGGCGCCGCGTCCCTGAGCTTGCCCTTCTTGCCCTACATGCAACGCATCGCCGGTGCCGCACCGAGCACGTCGCCGATTCGTCTGATCGTGTTCTTTCACGAAGCGGGCACGTTGGTAGACGAATGGAAACCCGGCGCGGGGTTCAATCTGACCGGCGCCGTGCCCGCGAGCGAGGCCCTGCTCGGTCCCCTCGAGCCTTTCAAGGACAAGCTCGTGGTGCTGAGCGGCTTGGCCACGCCCACCGCGGAGCTCCCCACCAATCTGTCGGGGCACGGTCGAAGCAAGGTGGGACTCCTCACCGGTGAGGGCGTGGTGGGCGGCGCGATGGAAGGCTGGTCCAACGGGCCCAGCGTGGAGCAGGTGTACGCGGAGCGCCTCGGGCCGGTCACGCCGAAGCGCAGCGTCGACGTACAGATCGGTGAGACGCAAGTCACGACCGACACGATCATTTCCTTTTCCGCGGCGGACCAACCAGTCACCTCCAGAGAGGCGGATCCCAAAGCTCTGTACGACACGCTGTTCTCGGGCTTGTCGTCTCCAACGGATCCCAACGCCCAGAACAAGCTCCAGCGCGACCTGGCCGTGCTCGGCGCAGCGCAGGAGAATTTCCAGACCTTCCGCGAGCGCTTGGGCAGCTCCGATCGCCAGCGCCTGGATGCCCATTCCGGCTACCTGAAAGACATCGAAGACCGGCTGAAGACCAACGGCTCCGGGGGCGCCGGTTGCCAGAAGCCGACTCTGCCAGGCAGCGTGGACCTGGGCAATCACGACACCACCGGCAAGCTGTTTTCGGATCTCGTGACCATGGCGCTGGCGTGTGACCTCACTCGCGTCGCGACCATCGCCTTCAACACCACGAGCAACTACCAGTTCCCGTGGACCGGCGTCAGCATTCCCTACGCAGGCACTACCTATGGCAACTGGCACGACTACATCCACGACCCGGTGGAGAATCAGCCGCTCTCGGATCGGCAAGTCAAGCGCGCCATCTTGCGCTGGCACATGGAACAGCTCGCGTACCTCTTGAACGCTCTCGACTCCATCCCCGAGGGCAACGGAACGCTGCTCGACAACACCTTGGTGCTCAGCTTGAGCGACCACGGGGACGCCGCCTATCACTACACCTGGGACTTGCCGGTGATCTTGGCGGGCGGGGCCGGCGGCGCGCTGAAGACCGGACGCCACCTGGACGTGCCCGGCACCAGCAACAACGATCTGCTCGTCAGCATCCTCAACATATTGGGCTACGACGACAAGACCTTCGGGCGCAGCGAATACTGCTCCGGAGGCGTCCCCGGCCTGCTTTAG
- a CDS encoding sigma 54-interacting transcriptional regulator: MRPARDDETLLTSRPQAGPLPIVLTVRGGTAEPAQRLLESGGVLLGAGASADVIIDDPRVSRSHARIELVAEGVEVTDLDSTNGTFYQGTRIHRVVLPPGSRIQVGDSIISIDPDLTQLETPSARERLAYRGLLGRSKSMLDVFSKLSRLEGSLVNVLVHGESGVGKELIAKALHQGSALCDGPFVLVNCASLRGDLARSELFGHRKGAFTGAVETRVGALELADGGTLFLDEIGELPLDVQPLLLRALETGDVQRVGEQQVRQVRVRVIAATHRDLRSMTQSGEFREDLYFRLAVVTLNVPPLRERPEDIPLLANHFARHTGLPELPEDILAELGRREWRGNGRELRNAVHAYRALGTLDPQVKQSSDELESFFRRISDPSRSFQEQKQLITDTFGRVFFERLLEECGGNRSEAARRMGMDRSYFGKLLGRYGVGDE; the protein is encoded by the coding sequence GTGAGGCCCGCCCGCGACGACGAGACCCTGCTGACGAGTCGGCCCCAAGCCGGCCCCTTGCCCATCGTGCTCACGGTGCGGGGCGGGACCGCGGAGCCGGCGCAGCGCTTGTTGGAATCCGGTGGCGTGCTGCTGGGCGCCGGCGCCAGCGCCGACGTCATCATCGATGATCCTCGCGTCTCGCGTTCCCACGCTCGCATCGAGCTCGTGGCGGAAGGCGTTGAGGTCACGGACCTCGACAGCACCAACGGCACCTTCTACCAGGGCACCCGCATCCACCGCGTGGTGCTGCCACCGGGAAGCCGCATCCAGGTCGGCGACTCCATCATCAGCATCGACCCTGATCTGACTCAGCTGGAGACGCCTTCCGCGCGGGAGCGTCTCGCCTACCGCGGCCTGCTCGGCCGCTCGAAATCGATGCTGGACGTGTTCAGCAAGCTCTCGCGTCTCGAGGGCTCCTTGGTAAACGTGTTGGTGCACGGCGAGTCCGGCGTGGGCAAGGAGCTGATCGCGAAGGCGCTGCACCAGGGCTCGGCGCTGTGTGACGGACCCTTCGTGCTGGTGAACTGCGCGTCCCTGCGGGGTGATCTGGCCCGCAGCGAGCTGTTCGGACATCGCAAGGGCGCCTTCACGGGAGCGGTGGAAACGCGCGTCGGCGCTCTCGAGCTGGCAGATGGCGGCACGCTGTTCCTGGACGAGATCGGTGAGCTGCCGCTGGACGTGCAGCCGCTCTTGCTGCGCGCCCTGGAGACCGGCGACGTGCAGCGCGTTGGCGAGCAGCAGGTGCGACAAGTCCGGGTCCGGGTGATCGCGGCAACCCATCGCGATCTGCGGAGCATGACGCAGTCCGGTGAGTTCCGCGAGGATCTCTACTTCCGCCTGGCCGTGGTCACGTTGAACGTGCCGCCGTTGCGGGAGCGCCCGGAGGACATCCCGCTGTTGGCGAATCACTTTGCGCGCCACACCGGACTCCCGGAGCTGCCAGAAGACATCCTCGCCGAGCTCGGCCGGCGCGAGTGGCGGGGCAACGGCCGCGAGCTGCGCAACGCCGTGCACGCCTATCGCGCCCTGGGCACCCTCGACCCACAGGTCAAGCAGAGCAGCGACGAGCTGGAGAGCTTCTTCCGTCGCATCTCCGATCCTTCACGATCGTTTCAAGAGCAGAAGCAACTCATAACGGACACTTTCGGTCGCGTCTTCTTCGAGCGCCTGTTGGAGGAGTGTGGCGGCAATCGCTCCGAAGCGGCGCGCCGCATGGGGATGGATCGCAGCTACTTCGGGAAGCTCCTCGGCCGCTACGGTGTGGGCGACGAGTGA